A window of the Brassica napus cultivar Da-Ae chromosome A2, Da-Ae, whole genome shotgun sequence genome harbors these coding sequences:
- the LOC106362882 gene encoding mitogen-activated protein kinase kinase kinase 20-like: protein MSRDDREVVDEFSSLEFVSFLGQGGFGSVTLMRDSKSRLHAEKSSPVYYINNLEKEHRIMLRFRNHPRIVQTTSPSLHIDINLQRCCIYMEFASKGTIHNMISSFHGRPMPEVMVGRAALMILQGLEALHSNGYVHCDLKPANVLIFPSKNFGQPWDLKLGDFGLSKEPCSDPRSLSGGTKQYMPPEAVGTNGVVMIGPAVDVWSLGCVVLEMFGGRPQKMGDIYAWRLLKLVSPVASDFLKRCMELHPSLRATTADLLKHPFVAPERVMRSVIPPRPDQMLRYCPPALRCPPPAIRNNVPRMMTMATRPGDLIGC, encoded by the coding sequence atgtctaGAGACGACAGAGAAGTTGTAGACGAATTTTCTTCACTGgagtttgtgtcttttctaGGCCAAGGTGGCTTTGGTTCCGTTACCCTCATGAGAGATTCCAAATCAAGATTACATGCAGAGAAGTCATCTCCCGTCTATTACATCAACAATCTCGAGAAAGAGCATAGGATCATGCTTCGTTTTCGTAACCATCCACGCATTGTCCAAACCACAAGCCCTAGCCTTCACATAGACATCAATCTCCAACGTTGTTGCATCTACATGGAGTTTGCCTCCAAAGGTACTATCCACAACATGATCTCCAGCTTCCATGGCCGACCAATGCCTGAGGTTATGGTCGGACGAGCCGCTCTTATGATCTTACAAGGACTCGAAGCTCTTCACTCCAACGGCTACGTTCATTGTGATCTCAAGCCAGCCAACGTTCTCATCTTCCCTTCCAAGAATTTTGGACAGCCGTGGGATCTCAAACTTGGTGATTTCGGTTTATCCAAGGAACCTTGTTCGGACCCTAGGTCCTTGTCTGGTGGTACGAAGCAGTATATGCCTCCTGAAGCTGTTGGAACCAATGGAGTGGTGATGATCGGACCTGCTGTTGATGTGTGGTCTCTAGGATGTGTTGTTCTTGAGATGTTTGGTGGCCGTCCACAGAAGATGGGAGATATTTACGCATGGAGACTTCTCAAACTTGTGTCTCCCGTGGCCAGCGATTTCTTGAAACGGTGCATGGAGTTGCATCCCTCGCTCAGAGCTACTACAGCGGATCTACTGAAACATCCTTTTGTTGCGCCAGAAAGAGTCATGAGGAGTGTCATTCCACCACGCCCAGACCAGATGCTTCGCTACTGTCCTCCTGCCTTAAGGTGTCCTCCACCTGCCATAAGGAACAATGTACCGAGGATGATGACGATGGCTACAAGACCTGGAGATTTGATCGGTTGTTAA
- the LOC106366602 gene encoding uncharacterized protein LOC106366602 has protein sequence MASGSLKSLVTSAVTIGVTEARARIFGHMLNPTGQRSPHKILRKKLFGDKVAEWYPYDIKNEDPNVLAREEKERLSKLEMLKRRDKGPPKKGHGRRAAKRNK, from the exons ATGGCTAGTGGCAGCTTGAAAAGCCTTGTAACTTCAGCAGTCACTATTGGTGTGACCGAAGCTAGAGCAAGGATTTTCGGACACATGCTTAACCCAACGGGACAGAGATCTCCTCATAAGATCTTAAGGAAGAAGCTTTTTGGTGATAAGGTTGCTGAATGGTATCCCTACGACATCAAGAATGAGGATCCCAATGTCTTGGCTagagaagaaaaaga GCGCTTATCGAAGCTTGAGATGTTGAAGCGTCGTGACAAAGGACCACCAAAGAAGGGTCATGGAAGACGTGCTGCAAAGCGTAACAAGTAG